In Nematostella vectensis chromosome 11, jaNemVect1.1, whole genome shotgun sequence, a genomic segment contains:
- the LOC5505807 gene encoding sushi, von Willebrand factor type A, EGF and pentraxin domain-containing protein 1 isoform X3, with product MEGAYWSSGRDHFLSSGCKMMGLTDRFPGMQLENHVTANFTDVTEMTCSIKCFLIDMCQSYNYNETTRFCQASNSTRFQHIIDFHNKSGVTYVGTKNKCVPGACPSDKICRPDFTSDSFRCIDVNAKEPCAEAPCQNEGLCANLPDYSDYTCTCKKEFTGKNCEKEMTACDSQPCANGGACKATAEQPGYICACLSGFEGDACQNKVRTGHNCSLHFLNKSISNYIELKSPISSPLQQYTISLWFKISLTVDNGQIFLTFLFISNEKGQAFALMFGKSTFGKLMGFGGGEILNSEKLPSTMDFDGNWQHLTLTYDSKASVLYRNGAVDIKTLSASDLPIISGGNITIGRNPRDHRSSLIDHIAGLNIYDVVLDQSAIEQLFNGGCAATGIISQAPLVSWYNITARPPQGAIQVDCAIDCA from the exons ATGGAGGGCGCTTATTGGTCGAGTGGCAGAGATCATTTTCTGA GCTCTGGCTGCAAAATGATGGGACTCACAGATCGCTTTCCCGGCATGCAGCTGGAGAATCACGTCACAGCGAACTTCACAGACGTCACCGAAATGACGTGCTCGATTAAATGctttttgattgacatgtgtCAGTCTTATAACTATAACGAGACAACACGATTCTGCCAAGCGAGTAACTCGACTCGTTTTCAGCACATCATTGACTTTCACAACAAGTCGGGAGTCACTTACGTTGGAACTAAG AACAAATGCGTCCCAGGTGCGTGCCCATCTGACAAAATTTGCCGCCCTGACTTTACATCTGACTCTTTTAGATGTATCGACG TGAATGCAAAGGAACCCTGCGCTGAGGCGCCTTGTCAGAATGAGGGGCTGTGTGCCAATTTACCGGACTACAGTGACTATACGTGCACCTGCAAGAAAGAATTCACAGGAAAGAACTGCGAAAAAGAAA TGACGGCCTGCGACTCCCAACCCTGCGCTAATGGCGGCGCTTGCAAGGCTACCGCTGAACAGCCAGGATATATATGCGCCTGTCTGAGCGGATTTGAAGGAGACGCTTGTCAAAACAAAG TACGAACTGGACATAACTGCTCATTGCACTTTCTCAATAAAAGTATCTCCAACTACATCGAATTGAAATCACCGATTTCAAGTCCTCTGCAGCAATACACCATTTCCCTGTGGTTCAAGATCTCTTTGACAGTCGACAATGGACAAATTTTTTTGACGTTTTTATTTATCTCAAATGAAAAGGGTCAGGCTTTTGCATTAATGTTCGGAAAATCGACGTTCGGCAAGTTGATGGGTTTTGGCGGCGGCGAAATCTTGAACTCAGA GAAATTACCCTCTACCATGGATTTTGATGGAAATTGGCAACACCTCACTCTGACATATGACAGCAAAGCAAGCGTGTTGTACAGGAATGGTGCTGTTGATATAAAGACATTGTCCGCTAGTGACCTGCCAATCATCAGCGGAGGGAACATAACTATTGGCCGAAACCCGCGCGACCATCGTTCTTCATTAATTGACCACATCGCCGGCCTTAACATCTACGATGTGGTGCTAGACCAGAGTGCTATTGAGCAGCTGTTCAACGGCGGGTGCGCTGCTACAGGAATAATCAGTCAGGCACCCCTCGTCTCCTGGTATAACATCACAGCCAGGCCTCCACAGGGAGCCATACAGGTCGACTGCGCAATTGACTGTGCTTAG
- the LOC5505807 gene encoding sushi, von Willebrand factor type A, EGF and pentraxin domain-containing protein 1 isoform X1 produces MKGTYKNFLLLFVALLYIASTYKVREFSTLFTSGLTLARGSGCKMMGLTDRFPGMQLENHVTANFTDVTEMTCSIKCFLIDMCQSYNYNETTRFCQASNSTRFQHIIDFHNKSGVTYVGTKNKCVPGACPSDKICRPDFTSDSFRCIDVNAKEPCAEAPCQNEGLCANLPDYSDYTCTCKKEFTGKNCEKEMTACDSQPCANGGACKATAEQPGYICACLSGFEGDACQNKVRTGHNCSLHFLNKSISNYIELKSPISSPLQQYTISLWFKISLTVDNGQIFLTFLFISNEKGQAFALMFGKSTFGKLMGFGGGEILNSEKLPSTMDFDGNWQHLTLTYDSKASVLYRNGAVDIKTLSASDLPIISGGNITIGRNPRDHRSSLIDHIAGLNIYDVVLDQSAIEQLFNGGCAATGIISQAPLVSWYNITARPPQGAIQVDCAIDCA; encoded by the exons ATGAAGGGAACTTACAAAAACTTTCTCCTTTTATTCGTTGCTTTGCTCTACATCGCTTCAACATATAAAGTCAGAG AATTTTCAACTTTGTTTACTTCCGGGCTCACGTTGGCCCGAG GCTCTGGCTGCAAAATGATGGGACTCACAGATCGCTTTCCCGGCATGCAGCTGGAGAATCACGTCACAGCGAACTTCACAGACGTCACCGAAATGACGTGCTCGATTAAATGctttttgattgacatgtgtCAGTCTTATAACTATAACGAGACAACACGATTCTGCCAAGCGAGTAACTCGACTCGTTTTCAGCACATCATTGACTTTCACAACAAGTCGGGAGTCACTTACGTTGGAACTAAG AACAAATGCGTCCCAGGTGCGTGCCCATCTGACAAAATTTGCCGCCCTGACTTTACATCTGACTCTTTTAGATGTATCGACG TGAATGCAAAGGAACCCTGCGCTGAGGCGCCTTGTCAGAATGAGGGGCTGTGTGCCAATTTACCGGACTACAGTGACTATACGTGCACCTGCAAGAAAGAATTCACAGGAAAGAACTGCGAAAAAGAAA TGACGGCCTGCGACTCCCAACCCTGCGCTAATGGCGGCGCTTGCAAGGCTACCGCTGAACAGCCAGGATATATATGCGCCTGTCTGAGCGGATTTGAAGGAGACGCTTGTCAAAACAAAG TACGAACTGGACATAACTGCTCATTGCACTTTCTCAATAAAAGTATCTCCAACTACATCGAATTGAAATCACCGATTTCAAGTCCTCTGCAGCAATACACCATTTCCCTGTGGTTCAAGATCTCTTTGACAGTCGACAATGGACAAATTTTTTTGACGTTTTTATTTATCTCAAATGAAAAGGGTCAGGCTTTTGCATTAATGTTCGGAAAATCGACGTTCGGCAAGTTGATGGGTTTTGGCGGCGGCGAAATCTTGAACTCAGA GAAATTACCCTCTACCATGGATTTTGATGGAAATTGGCAACACCTCACTCTGACATATGACAGCAAAGCAAGCGTGTTGTACAGGAATGGTGCTGTTGATATAAAGACATTGTCCGCTAGTGACCTGCCAATCATCAGCGGAGGGAACATAACTATTGGCCGAAACCCGCGCGACCATCGTTCTTCATTAATTGACCACATCGCCGGCCTTAACATCTACGATGTGGTGCTAGACCAGAGTGCTATTGAGCAGCTGTTCAACGGCGGGTGCGCTGCTACAGGAATAATCAGTCAGGCACCCCTCGTCTCCTGGTATAACATCACAGCCAGGCCTCCACAGGGAGCCATACAGGTCGACTGCGCAATTGACTGTGCTTAG
- the LOC5505807 gene encoding sushi, von Willebrand factor type A, EGF and pentraxin domain-containing protein 1 isoform X2 — translation MKGTYKNFLLLFVALLYIASTYKVRGSGCKMMGLTDRFPGMQLENHVTANFTDVTEMTCSIKCFLIDMCQSYNYNETTRFCQASNSTRFQHIIDFHNKSGVTYVGTKNKCVPGACPSDKICRPDFTSDSFRCIDVNAKEPCAEAPCQNEGLCANLPDYSDYTCTCKKEFTGKNCEKEMTACDSQPCANGGACKATAEQPGYICACLSGFEGDACQNKVRTGHNCSLHFLNKSISNYIELKSPISSPLQQYTISLWFKISLTVDNGQIFLTFLFISNEKGQAFALMFGKSTFGKLMGFGGGEILNSEKLPSTMDFDGNWQHLTLTYDSKASVLYRNGAVDIKTLSASDLPIISGGNITIGRNPRDHRSSLIDHIAGLNIYDVVLDQSAIEQLFNGGCAATGIISQAPLVSWYNITARPPQGAIQVDCAIDCA, via the exons ATGAAGGGAACTTACAAAAACTTTCTCCTTTTATTCGTTGCTTTGCTCTACATCGCTTCAACATATAAAGTCAGAG GCTCTGGCTGCAAAATGATGGGACTCACAGATCGCTTTCCCGGCATGCAGCTGGAGAATCACGTCACAGCGAACTTCACAGACGTCACCGAAATGACGTGCTCGATTAAATGctttttgattgacatgtgtCAGTCTTATAACTATAACGAGACAACACGATTCTGCCAAGCGAGTAACTCGACTCGTTTTCAGCACATCATTGACTTTCACAACAAGTCGGGAGTCACTTACGTTGGAACTAAG AACAAATGCGTCCCAGGTGCGTGCCCATCTGACAAAATTTGCCGCCCTGACTTTACATCTGACTCTTTTAGATGTATCGACG TGAATGCAAAGGAACCCTGCGCTGAGGCGCCTTGTCAGAATGAGGGGCTGTGTGCCAATTTACCGGACTACAGTGACTATACGTGCACCTGCAAGAAAGAATTCACAGGAAAGAACTGCGAAAAAGAAA TGACGGCCTGCGACTCCCAACCCTGCGCTAATGGCGGCGCTTGCAAGGCTACCGCTGAACAGCCAGGATATATATGCGCCTGTCTGAGCGGATTTGAAGGAGACGCTTGTCAAAACAAAG TACGAACTGGACATAACTGCTCATTGCACTTTCTCAATAAAAGTATCTCCAACTACATCGAATTGAAATCACCGATTTCAAGTCCTCTGCAGCAATACACCATTTCCCTGTGGTTCAAGATCTCTTTGACAGTCGACAATGGACAAATTTTTTTGACGTTTTTATTTATCTCAAATGAAAAGGGTCAGGCTTTTGCATTAATGTTCGGAAAATCGACGTTCGGCAAGTTGATGGGTTTTGGCGGCGGCGAAATCTTGAACTCAGA GAAATTACCCTCTACCATGGATTTTGATGGAAATTGGCAACACCTCACTCTGACATATGACAGCAAAGCAAGCGTGTTGTACAGGAATGGTGCTGTTGATATAAAGACATTGTCCGCTAGTGACCTGCCAATCATCAGCGGAGGGAACATAACTATTGGCCGAAACCCGCGCGACCATCGTTCTTCATTAATTGACCACATCGCCGGCCTTAACATCTACGATGTGGTGCTAGACCAGAGTGCTATTGAGCAGCTGTTCAACGGCGGGTGCGCTGCTACAGGAATAATCAGTCAGGCACCCCTCGTCTCCTGGTATAACATCACAGCCAGGCCTCCACAGGGAGCCATACAGGTCGACTGCGCAATTGACTGTGCTTAG
- the LOC5505807 gene encoding sushi, von Willebrand factor type A, EGF and pentraxin domain-containing protein 1 isoform X4: MMGLTDRFPGMQLENHVTANFTDVTEMTCSIKCFLIDMCQSYNYNETTRFCQASNSTRFQHIIDFHNKSGVTYVGTKNKCVPGACPSDKICRPDFTSDSFRCIDVNAKEPCAEAPCQNEGLCANLPDYSDYTCTCKKEFTGKNCEKEMTACDSQPCANGGACKATAEQPGYICACLSGFEGDACQNKVRTGHNCSLHFLNKSISNYIELKSPISSPLQQYTISLWFKISLTVDNGQIFLTFLFISNEKGQAFALMFGKSTFGKLMGFGGGEILNSEKLPSTMDFDGNWQHLTLTYDSKASVLYRNGAVDIKTLSASDLPIISGGNITIGRNPRDHRSSLIDHIAGLNIYDVVLDQSAIEQLFNGGCAATGIISQAPLVSWYNITARPPQGAIQVDCAIDCA; encoded by the exons ATGATGGGACTCACAGATCGCTTTCCCGGCATGCAGCTGGAGAATCACGTCACAGCGAACTTCACAGACGTCACCGAAATGACGTGCTCGATTAAATGctttttgattgacatgtgtCAGTCTTATAACTATAACGAGACAACACGATTCTGCCAAGCGAGTAACTCGACTCGTTTTCAGCACATCATTGACTTTCACAACAAGTCGGGAGTCACTTACGTTGGAACTAAG AACAAATGCGTCCCAGGTGCGTGCCCATCTGACAAAATTTGCCGCCCTGACTTTACATCTGACTCTTTTAGATGTATCGACG TGAATGCAAAGGAACCCTGCGCTGAGGCGCCTTGTCAGAATGAGGGGCTGTGTGCCAATTTACCGGACTACAGTGACTATACGTGCACCTGCAAGAAAGAATTCACAGGAAAGAACTGCGAAAAAGAAA TGACGGCCTGCGACTCCCAACCCTGCGCTAATGGCGGCGCTTGCAAGGCTACCGCTGAACAGCCAGGATATATATGCGCCTGTCTGAGCGGATTTGAAGGAGACGCTTGTCAAAACAAAG TACGAACTGGACATAACTGCTCATTGCACTTTCTCAATAAAAGTATCTCCAACTACATCGAATTGAAATCACCGATTTCAAGTCCTCTGCAGCAATACACCATTTCCCTGTGGTTCAAGATCTCTTTGACAGTCGACAATGGACAAATTTTTTTGACGTTTTTATTTATCTCAAATGAAAAGGGTCAGGCTTTTGCATTAATGTTCGGAAAATCGACGTTCGGCAAGTTGATGGGTTTTGGCGGCGGCGAAATCTTGAACTCAGA GAAATTACCCTCTACCATGGATTTTGATGGAAATTGGCAACACCTCACTCTGACATATGACAGCAAAGCAAGCGTGTTGTACAGGAATGGTGCTGTTGATATAAAGACATTGTCCGCTAGTGACCTGCCAATCATCAGCGGAGGGAACATAACTATTGGCCGAAACCCGCGCGACCATCGTTCTTCATTAATTGACCACATCGCCGGCCTTAACATCTACGATGTGGTGCTAGACCAGAGTGCTATTGAGCAGCTGTTCAACGGCGGGTGCGCTGCTACAGGAATAATCAGTCAGGCACCCCTCGTCTCCTGGTATAACATCACAGCCAGGCCTCCACAGGGAGCCATACAGGTCGACTGCGCAATTGACTGTGCTTAG